In the genome of Planctomyces sp. SH-PL62, the window AGCCTTTGAGTCAGCCCGCTGGCCAGAGTCCATCCCGTCACCATTCCGCAGCGTGTTCCAGCTGAATCAGACGATCAAGGATATCGGACGCAAGCTGCCCAAGCCTGCGCCGCTGCGGTTCATCTGCGGACCTAATCGAGCCATTTGGCGACTGGAAACCCGGTTCCCATCTCCTAGATAACCCGCATCTCCCGCCCAACTCCCGGTTCAACTCCCCGCGATTCGCGATGTGATGGATCTAGCGGCGAACGATTGTGTATCGCTGCCGGAGGCATCACATGATTGATTCCCAGTGCGAAAGCGTCGTCACGCTCGCCCAAGCGGCGGAGGAACTCCCCCGTCGGCGTCGGGGGCGGAAAACCCACGTCAGCACGATCTACCGTTGGGCAACGGCCGGTTGTCGGGGCGTCGTGTTGGAGTCCATTCAGATCGGTGCGACTCGGTGCACGAGTCGGGAGGCGTTGCAACGATTCTTCGAGCGCCTCTCGGCTCCCGTCCAGGCCGGAGCCGGGAGCGCTCCGAGCCCTTTGGGCCGGACTCTCGCCCAACGTCAGCGAGCCTCGGCGGAGGCCGACCGCAAGCTGAGCGAACTGGGGGCTTGAAACGGGAGAGGCCGTCGGGGAGGTGATCCCGACGGCCTCTCATGACTCACGTCTCGCTAACGAAGGAGTTCAGCCAGATGAATCCTAGCAAGAGACCTACGCGCGGGGAATCCCGCGATGCGGATCATGGACAGAACGGCCTCCCGCTTGACCGCTACGGGGCCGACGACGAAACCTCGCCGGACGTCGGGGCCGATGGCCAGGCGGCCTCCGTCGGCCTCCCAGACACAGCGGAGACGCTACGGCCCGGTTCGGCCGATCCGTTCAACCTGGCCTCGCTCCGGCTCTCTCAGGATTACGCGTCGGCCGTCAGCGTCAAACGGCTCATTACGACGATTCCGGTCCGGAAGCCATCCCGGGAGTGGTTCGTCCGGACCCACCCCGATTCGTCGTATCGGCTTTCGACGTCGGTCCTCGATCTGAAAGAGGACCGGGAGGTCTACCTCGTCGCGCAGGGCCTCTGGCCGGAGCTGGCCTCGGAGGCGACGTTCTCCCCCCGGTTGCTGGTGACGGCCGTCAACCGGCAAGGCGTGCTGTTCCTCTGGCCGATCCGTC includes:
- a CDS encoding DUF1580 domain-containing protein; the protein is MIDSQCESVVTLAQAAEELPRRRRGRKTHVSTIYRWATAGCRGVVLESIQIGATRCTSREALQRFFERLSAPVQAGAGSAPSPLGRTLAQRQRASAEADRKLSELGA